One Mangifera indica cultivar Alphonso chromosome 4, CATAS_Mindica_2.1, whole genome shotgun sequence genomic region harbors:
- the LOC123214357 gene encoding LOW QUALITY PROTEIN: UDP-N-acetylmuramoyl-tripeptide--D-alanyl-D-alanine ligase-like (The sequence of the model RefSeq protein was modified relative to this genomic sequence to represent the inferred CDS: inserted 3 bases in 2 codons; deleted 1 base in 1 codon; substituted 1 base at 1 genomic stop codon): protein QRLHQFSFLLEKNIFIHTKNHIHTSLNTSQHTSNSPIWTATEIADSVNGKLLKRCPPGIICTDTRALQPNTNQWFFAITGQHFDAHDFISPQLYGKGCVGVIGNRVCEGWDKGFIRIEGNGNINTVDSLINMASYARNKWFNGVLVGVTGSVGKSTTKSMIAFVLESLGVNVFKSYVNWNNRVGVALSLIGMFRNVDIAVLEMGMSKKGEILELARMTRPDIRMVLNVGASHLESLGSLEEVAMAKGEIFREAKLGDVYVLNADDPLVSALPVPHGVRKVLFGQRMGCDVRLVAAETADEGLGVRVVLDKEKEMXLFMVKFVIPSPGLHLALDACAAAVATLFGLSLAEVGKSFSKFVPVHXRSELQVASNGIKIVNDAYNANPMSTRAAIDLLKSIACDGKRVAVLGDKLELGSIKTESHEEILSYCCDSNIDLVGLAXRFLTAAKNMNLNRVKKIVHTNDAEVLAQKIVKRLKFNDVILMKGSRAMQMEKVVDAVNEMDIYIPPQEL, encoded by the exons CAACGCCTTCATCAATTCTCTTTCTTACTAGAAAAAAACATCTTCATACACACTAAGAATCACATTCACACTTCCCTAAATACCTCTCAGCATACTTCAAATTCACCGATTTGGACTGCCACTGAGATAGCTGACTCTGTCAATGGCAAATTACTCAAAAGGTGTCCTCCAGGCATCATTTGTACGGACACCAGAGCCTTACAACCTAACACAAACCAGTGGTTTTTTGCCATCACAGGCCAACACTTTGATGCTCATGACTTCATTTCTCCCCAGTTGTATGGTAAAGGCTGTGTTGGCGTCATTGGGAACCGTGTATGCGAGGGCTGGGACAAGGGTTTTATTCGAATTGAAGGGAATGGCAATATTAACACTGTTGATTCATTGATAAATATGGCTTCTTATGCAAGAAATAAGTGGTTTAATGGTGTTTTAGTTGGGGTTACCGGGAGTGTAGGAAAAAGTACAACTAAGAGTATGATAGCTTTCGTTCTTGAGAGTTTAGGAGTTAATGTCTTCAAAAGTTATGTGAATTGGAATAACAGAGTTGGTGTTGCTTTAAGTTTGATTGGGATGTTTAGGAATGTTGATATTGCCGTTTTGGAGATGGGAATGAGTAAAAAGGGGGAGATATTGGAGCTAGCAAGGATGACAAGACCAGACATAAGGATGGTTTTGAATGTGGGTGCTTCGCAT TTGGAGAGTTTGGGGAGTTTAGAGGAGGTAGCAATGGCCAAAGGTGAGATATTTAGGGAAGCCAAGTTGGGGGATGTCTATGTATTGAATGCTGATGATCCTCTTGTTTCAGCCCTTCCAGTGCCCCATGGTGTTAGGA AGGTGTTGTTTGGCCAGAGAATGGGGTGTGATGTTCGTTTGGTTGCAGCTGAAACTGCAGATGAAGGTCTTGGAGTTCGAGTTGTTTTggacaaagagaaagagatgtaA TTGTTCATGGTGAAATTTGTGATTCCTAGTCCAGGTCTGCATTTGGCCCTCGATGCATGTGCAGCAGCAGTGGCAACTCTCTTTGGGCTTTCTCTTGCTGAAGTTGGAAAATCTTTTTCGAAATTTGTTCCTGTGCA GAGGTCAGAGCTTCAAGTTGCCAGTAATGGCATCAAGATAGTCAATGATGCTTACAATGCCAATCCCATGAGCACCAGAGCTGCCATTGACTTGCTAAAAAGTATTGCTTGTGATGGTAAAAGAGTCGCTGTTTTAGGCGACAAGTTGGAACTTGGCTCAATCAAGACAGAGTCTCATGAGGAAATATTAAGTTACTGTTGTGATTCCAATATTGATTTAGTTGGCCTTG ACAGATTTCTTACAGCAGCAAAGAATATGAatctaaatagagtcaaaaaAATTGTACATACCAATGATGCTGAAGTCCTTGCGCAGAAAATTGTgaagagattaaaatttaatgatgtTATTCTGATGAAAGGTAGTCGTGCAATGCAGATGGAAAAAGTGGTCGATGCAGTTAATGAAATGGATATATACATTCCACCACAAGAGTTATGA